The following proteins are encoded in a genomic region of Thermoflexus hugenholtzii JAD2:
- a CDS encoding Tad domain-containing protein, whose product MGQGRSGQTLVLVALMLTALIGLAALAVDGNQAYAQRRRAQNAADAGALAGTRALWLAQHGAGDESAILQAIHQIVEAQGIPDAGGQPGDAQNPNVQASYYISDTVQIPIPAGAVPSNARGVVVVVRNPFRSFLAAVIGHAWLEVRAQATAIYFPGWSSGEYALTALCKNENTNGPCYQNALNLSGSDIYINGGIHSNAGLNLTNADPSKAPHVVLENGVCEYGGEAYGLNDAGLGCEGASPIILEPLYTINQFQPGGTYWQDAGRKFCLQPSSAQGVTLDPTAPYTPTEGFCGPNTLSTYRLVNEALYFVNGNVTVKIPSGWTTPITITVAATGRINVDMKNCPDIDGDGLPDCSPLYAYTAKSLLFFSPVKDASTPVIQVSSPNIYWNGLIYAPVGLVRMSSAGNIVTDAGAILAWRIDLSGSNISIIAQQGLGPLGRPRMKLIR is encoded by the coding sequence ATGGGGCAAGGACGCTCCGGTCAAACGCTGGTGCTGGTGGCGTTGATGCTGACGGCCCTGATCGGGCTGGCGGCCCTGGCCGTCGATGGCAACCAGGCTTATGCCCAGCGACGGCGGGCCCAGAACGCCGCGGACGCAGGGGCGCTGGCCGGGACGCGGGCGTTGTGGCTGGCCCAGCACGGCGCTGGCGATGAATCGGCGATCTTGCAGGCGATCCATCAGATCGTCGAGGCCCAGGGGATCCCGGACGCCGGCGGACAGCCGGGGGATGCGCAGAACCCAAACGTTCAGGCTTCCTACTACATCTCTGATACCGTGCAGATCCCGATCCCGGCTGGCGCGGTCCCTTCGAACGCCCGGGGGGTAGTGGTGGTAGTTCGGAATCCCTTCCGATCCTTCCTGGCGGCAGTGATCGGCCACGCCTGGCTGGAGGTGCGCGCTCAGGCCACTGCGATCTATTTCCCGGGCTGGAGCTCGGGCGAATACGCCCTGACCGCCCTGTGCAAGAATGAAAACACGAACGGGCCTTGTTATCAAAACGCCCTGAACCTGAGCGGGAGCGACATCTACATCAACGGGGGGATTCACTCGAATGCCGGCCTGAACCTCACAAACGCAGATCCCAGCAAAGCCCCTCACGTGGTGCTGGAGAACGGGGTGTGCGAATATGGGGGAGAGGCGTATGGCCTGAACGACGCCGGGCTGGGATGTGAAGGAGCCTCGCCGATCATCCTCGAGCCGTTGTATACCATCAACCAGTTCCAGCCGGGAGGGACCTACTGGCAGGATGCCGGGCGGAAATTCTGTCTGCAGCCCTCCTCCGCCCAGGGAGTGACCCTGGACCCGACGGCTCCCTACACGCCTACGGAGGGCTTCTGTGGCCCGAACACCCTCAGCACTTACCGCCTGGTGAACGAAGCGCTTTATTTTGTGAACGGAAATGTGACGGTGAAGATCCCCAGCGGTTGGACCACGCCGATCACCATCACCGTGGCCGCGACTGGGCGGATTAACGTAGACATGAAAAACTGTCCGGATATCGACGGGGATGGCCTCCCTGACTGTTCGCCGTTGTATGCTTACACGGCGAAGAGCCTTCTGTTCTTCAGTCCCGTGAAGGATGCCTCCACGCCGGTGATCCAGGTCAGTTCCCCCAATATTTACTGGAACGGCTTGATCTACGCGCCCGTCGGGCTGGTCCGTATGTCCAGCGCGGGCAACATCGTGACCGACGCGGGGGCCATCCTGGCCTGGCGGATCGATCTCTCGGGCAGCAATATTTCCATTATCGCTCAGCAGGGCCTGGGCCCGCTGGGGCGGCCGCGGATGAAACTGATCCGGTAG